The genomic stretch ACAAAGAAACGAGGTGGAAAAATGAATATCTCATCCAGCGGTTTAAATGCGTTATTGATGGCATAAATAAGCGGTAATGCCATAAATGCGCCAAATAGTGCCAGGATGATGAACAACATAATGTTGACAGGTAAGGAACGGTTAAGTTTCTTCTGTGTTCGGAAAATATTTCTCATTTTTAATACCACGTCTATTCTCCCACCCTTCTAAGGAGTCTCTGCGTCAGCTTGTTCGAGCCAATCATTAAGAAGAACAAGACGGTTGCGATCGCTGAAGCATATCCCATCTCAAACCGAATGGTGCCATAGTCCATCAAATGCGTCACGACGGTATGAGCTGCATAGTTAACACTTGGGAAGCCTGCTAGAGCAATGGAGATATCTGCAACAGCAAAGGAGGCTGTGATTTGCATAACTGCCCCAAACATCAGCTGAGGTCTCATCGAAGGCAGAGTAATGTACCATAGTTCCTGCCACCGATTTTTAATGCCGTCTACTGCTCCTGCCTCTACGAGTGTTTTGTCAATCGTCTGCAGACCCGCAATAAATGCCAAGAAACTCGTGCCTAGACTGAGCCATAACTGAACGATCATTACAATGGCAAGGATATACTTCTCATCAAGCAGCCATTGAATAGGTTCTAGGATAAATCCCGCTTTCATTAAGAACCCATTCAAATAGCCGTAACTATCACCTGAAAAAATGATGAGCCATATAAAGAACACGTTTCCAGAAATCGAAGGTGCATAGAAAATGAGAGTCATGAACGCTCTGACCTTCGGTGATAATTCATTAATGATCCATGCAAATATAAAACAGGCTATATAACTGACTGGTCCTGTGATGACAGCGAACAGCAATGTGTTCTTTAAAGCAATCATGAAGATATCATCATTCAAAAACAGTCTGGCGTAGTTCTGCCAACCGACAAAACGCGGAAACTCCAACATGTTGAAATAGAAAAAACTGAGACCGAATGACAATACAACAGGTATTACCGTAAACAAGAAAAAGATGATCATGTATGGACTCATTAACAGGTAATAATGTTTGCTTCGATGAAATTCTTTCTTAATTCGTAACATTCGGCTTGGCCGTGTTGGATGGACGGCTTCTTTTATTGGCTGAACATTCGTTCTTGTCTGCACCTTTTCCCCACCCCCTTATTCATAAGGCAAATTGAATTCCTTTCGCTTGATCTCGATTTCATCGTTAATGTAAAGGATATAATCTGAGAATGCTTCCCGTGGATTCTGATTTGCGTTCACAACTTTACGGAAGGCATTATCCAGATGCCTGCCTGTAAAATAACCGCCAGGTACTTGCGGAATCCCTTGTACCCATTTCCACTGACTTTCCAGATTCTTATAATCCTTCACAGGCCAAGGAAGTTCTTCCAATGCTTCTGTATTGGCTGTTGGGTACCTTGCCGCCTCACCCATCAGACCTTCCATCTCTCTGCCGTAACTAATCTGAACATCTTTGTCTGTCCACCATTTCATAAATTCCCAAGCGGATTCCTTATCGTCCGCATTATTCAACATCATAACTCCTGTTGTATGACTCGCTACCTCGTGGTTCACCGATCCATCAGCAAGTTTAGATCCGGGTACAATCGTGAAATCCCAAAGTCCTTTTATTTCAGGAGCCATTACGGTCAGCATGTTGTAGGTGGTGTAATCAGCGATACCGATTGGCATTTCTCCTGTCCGGAATCGGTTAGGGAAATCCGCTTGCAGCGGGAACTTATAACTGGTATAGAATTGTGTCCACTTTTTAAATGCATCCATGGAGATGTCAGAATCAAGCGTGCTTCGCATCCCGTTATCTTGATAGAATTCTCCGCCATTTTGGTACAAGAGCATCGAAAAAGTCGCATTAGGTACAAGACTTGCGTTCGATGATTCCAGAGGTAAATAGAATTCCATATTATGTTTTTGCAGTACAGAAATCATATTGTAGATGTCCTGCCAGGTTTTTGGAGGTTCAAGTTCCAGTTCTTTTAATATATCTTTGCGATAAAATAACATAGGGAACGTCTGCTGCTCAGGAAGTGCATATACCCCTTCATCGTACATATACGGCGTGAGTCCACTTTCGCGGAACCGGGCAGCAACATCATCATAATCACCAAATTGGGTTAGATCCGCAGCAGCACCCCGCATTGCATAGTTCACTGGAAGGTCTTCACCAATCTGCATTGCAATGTCCGGTCCTTCATCTGCAAGAGTAGCCGGCAGCAAGATGTTGGAAGGAACAAGTCTAAGATTTACAGAGATGTCCGTCTCGGGGGTGAATGTATCGTCGATTAATGCTTTCAGTACCTGAGCCTGATCTCGCCCTGTAGTTACCCATACATCAAGGGAACGATTGCCTTCAGCAATATTACCAATACTGTCGTAATCCTCCGTATAGGAAGCAATATAAGCACCAATTTCGTGCTTTACTTCTTCAAAAAAGGTAGCTTCCGCTCTTGGTAGTTTCACGTCAGGTGACGAAACAACCATATAATCAAGAGAAAGCGGTTGTTCACGTACAGTCAGAATCCAGGTTCCAAGTCCGCCGACATTAATTTTGAATGAATCCAGTCGCTGCGCGATTGTCTCAGGACGCTGCATCATTTCTTTTAGCTGATATACCATCGCATAAAGAATAGCGACCTTATCACTCTTTTCTCCTGTCACTTTCTCTAGATAATCAGCTACATTTTGAATCGTCTCTGCTTGCTGTTCAAATACTTCTATCATATCTGGGATCCGCTTCTCGAGTTGATAATCACGATAAGGATCCGGTGTATTCGATGTAATCATCAGTATTTTTCGGTACATCTCATTCAGTTCCAGGACACTTGATTCAATTGTTCTTAGCAGCGGGGCAATTTCCCCAAGGGAGACGGTCATACGAATGTGGTGTTTCCCTTTTGTTAAGTGGAATAAATAAGGCTCTTCTCCACCAAGGACGTTCATCTGCCAATCACGATGAAATTTGAATCGAATTCGTTTCATTTCTTGGAATGGGTATTCCCCGTCAATCATTAAGCTTCTTGTTGCGTATATTCCGCGAAGTTGATCCTGTTTTTCTTTTAGCGCAATCTGATATAATCCGTCCTCAGGAACTTCAATTTCCCATTCTATCCATTGACCTGGGAGTTTCCAGTTCGTACCGCCGATTGAGTTGATTCGAATTTTTGATACATCATATGGAATTACGGTTGGACTCGAGCGGTCTGATATCGGAGCCAACGTTGGGGAAGACTTAAATGCCGCATCCTCAGCTTGAATCAGCATATATTGATCCTTTACTGGCGCTAGTCCAGCAGATGCATATTCACCGGTTACCTGCTCATATGTTTTCTGTCCTGACTGCTGATACAGTTCAATATAATCAATTGCCATCGGTTCTCTTAATGCGGTCAAAGAAATTTCTTGTTCACCGGATTCAAAATAAAACGAAAACGGTTCATCATAATAACCTTCTCGATCTGTTAAAGTGCCATATTGCCATGAAGGTTTCTCCACTTGTCTTGGACGAAGATCATTATTCCGATCATCTTGCTGGATTTCATCCATTTTATTTCCCCAGATTCGGTCAAATAAAAGAATTTCCGCACCTTTGAAAGGAACCTCTCCGTTAATTTCTAATTGCCTTTCAATAGCCGAGCTTTTCCCTTCGATCGGATAGTAATGTACTCTCACGTTATATAAACCTGCTTCCTCAATGGGCACAGACCAGGATATCGTTCCTTCTTCTGGTGTTAAGACAGCAGTCCCATCAAGTTCATATGGATGGTCCGCTATTTCGAATTTACCGCCTGTAGCGTTTACATAACTTTCCCCTTCAATTCGGACTACACGGTCAGGTCTTGCCGCACTCGTATGACGTTCTAGATATGCGGAATAACCGTTCTGATCATCTGAGCTCACGATCGCTTCGAAATCAGAAATCGGTTCGATCTTTTCGCTGGCCATGATGGATTTTAAAGGATAAAAAGAGCCTATAAATACGGCGCATAAACTACAAACGAGCAATGAAATGGCACATCGTTTCTTATAGATGTTCAACGCTTTCTCCCCTCCAGCTGCATGACGTAATAAATTGATCCACAGCCCCTCTAAACAAATGCTTAAAGGGGCTGGCAAGG from Paenibacillus polygoni encodes the following:
- a CDS encoding carbohydrate ABC transporter permease; amino-acid sequence: MLRIKKEFHRSKHYYLLMSPYMIIFFLFTVIPVVLSFGLSFFYFNMLEFPRFVGWQNYARLFLNDDIFMIALKNTLLFAVITGPVSYIACFIFAWIINELSPKVRAFMTLIFYAPSISGNVFFIWLIIFSGDSYGYLNGFLMKAGFILEPIQWLLDEKYILAIVMIVQLWLSLGTSFLAFIAGLQTIDKTLVEAGAVDGIKNRWQELWYITLPSMRPQLMFGAVMQITASFAVADISIALAGFPSVNYAAHTVVTHLMDYGTIRFEMGYASAIATVLFFLMIGSNKLTQRLLRRVGE
- a CDS encoding extracellular solute-binding protein → MASEKIEPISDFEAIVSSDDQNGYSAYLERHTSAARPDRVVRIEGESYVNATGGKFEIADHPYELDGTAVLTPEEGTISWSVPIEEAGLYNVRVHYYPIEGKSSAIERQLEINGEVPFKGAEILLFDRIWGNKMDEIQQDDRNNDLRPRQVEKPSWQYGTLTDREGYYDEPFSFYFESGEQEISLTALREPMAIDYIELYQQSGQKTYEQVTGEYASAGLAPVKDQYMLIQAEDAAFKSSPTLAPISDRSSPTVIPYDVSKIRINSIGGTNWKLPGQWIEWEIEVPEDGLYQIALKEKQDQLRGIYATRSLMIDGEYPFQEMKRIRFKFHRDWQMNVLGGEEPYLFHLTKGKHHIRMTVSLGEIAPLLRTIESSVLELNEMYRKILMITSNTPDPYRDYQLEKRIPDMIEVFEQQAETIQNVADYLEKVTGEKSDKVAILYAMVYQLKEMMQRPETIAQRLDSFKINVGGLGTWILTVREQPLSLDYMVVSSPDVKLPRAEATFFEEVKHEIGAYIASYTEDYDSIGNIAEGNRSLDVWVTTGRDQAQVLKALIDDTFTPETDISVNLRLVPSNILLPATLADEGPDIAMQIGEDLPVNYAMRGAAADLTQFGDYDDVAARFRESGLTPYMYDEGVYALPEQQTFPMLFYRKDILKELELEPPKTWQDIYNMISVLQKHNMEFYLPLESSNASLVPNATFSMLLYQNGGEFYQDNGMRSTLDSDISMDAFKKWTQFYTSYKFPLQADFPNRFRTGEMPIGIADYTTYNMLTVMAPEIKGLWDFTIVPGSKLADGSVNHEVASHTTGVMMLNNADDKESAWEFMKWWTDKDVQISYGREMEGLMGEAARYPTANTEALEELPWPVKDYKNLESQWKWVQGIPQVPGGYFTGRHLDNAFRKVVNANQNPREAFSDYILYINDEIEIKRKEFNLPYE